The DNA window CGATGGCGTTAGCTTCTCGATTCCCGCCCGCCAGACGCTCGGCCTGGTGGGCGAGAGCGGCTGCGGAAAATCCGTCACCGCGCTGTCCATCCTGCGCCTGATCGCATCGCCGCCGGGCAGGATCATCGAAGGCTCCATCAAACTCGAGGGCCGCGAACTGCTCACGCTGTCCGAGGACGAAATACGCAAGGTGCGCGGCAATCAGATTTCCATGATCTTTCAGGAGCCGATGACTTCGCTGAACCCGGTCTTCACGCTGGGTGATCAGATCATGGAGGCCGTACTGCTGCATCGCGGAGTCTCCAAAGCCGAGGCGCGCGAACAGACCATTGAGATGCTGCGGCGCGTGAAGATTCCCTCCGCCGAAACGCTCATTCATCAGTACCCGCACCAGATTTCCGGCGGCATGCGCCAGCGCGTGATGATCGCCATGTCGCTGGTTTGCTGTCCGAAGTTGCTCATCGCCGACGAGCCCACCACCGCGCTCGACGTGACCATTCAGGCGCAGATACTCGAATTGCTGATGGACCTGCAGCAGGAGTTCGGCATGTCCATCCTGATGATCACGCATGATTTGGGAATCGTGGCTGATCTGGCCGACCACGTCGCGGTGATGTATGCCGGCCGCGTGGTCGAGTCGGCGACGACCAGTGAGTTGTTCGCGCGCCCGCAGCATCCGTATACCGTGGGCCTGTTCAACTCGCGCCCGCGCCTGGGGATGAAGAAACAGCGGCTCACGGTGATACCCGGCACGGTCCCCAACCCGATTCATTTTCCCGATGGTTGCCGCTTCCATCCGCGCTGCGAGCACACGTCGGAGTTGTGCCGTGGCACGGATGCCACGCTTGCGGAAGTCGCCCCTACACATAATTCCGCGTGCCTCCGCGTGCAGCGCCGAGAGATCCAACTGACGCTGCCTGGCAGCTCTCCTTCCGGGGCCGCTGCAGGAGGGGCTGCGCACTAATGAGTCCATCCAACAACAATCACCTGCTGCTGGAAGTCCGCGATTTGCAGAAACATTATCCCGTCAAGCGCGGCTTGCTGGGGCGCACGGTAGCGCAGATCAAGGCTGTCGATGGCGTGTCGTTCGAGATGAAGCACGGCGAGACGCTGGGCCTGGTGGGCGAGAGCGGCTGCGGCAAGACCACCACGGGCCGCGCCATCCTGCGCCTGATCGAGCCGACCGCCGGGCAAGTGACCTTCGACGGTACGGAGATACTGGGGCTGGAAGGCGAGCCGCTGCGCCAGATTCGCAAGCGAATGCAGATCATCTTTCAGGACCCTTACGGGTCGCTCAACCCGCGCATGACCGTCGGCGGCATCGTGATGGAAGGCATGGTCGCGCACGGCATGTACTCGAAGGACGAGCGCATCGAGCGCACCCAGAATTTGTTGGAGCGCGTCGGTCTCGACCGCGACCAGTTTCATCGCTACCCGCACGAATTCTCCGGCGGACAGCGCCAGCGCATCGGCATCGCGCGCGCCCTCGCCGTGGAGCCGCGCTTCATTGTCTGCGACGAGCCGGTCTCGGCGCTGGACGTTTCCATTCAGGCGCAGATCATCAATCTGCTCGCCGATCTCAAGCAGGAGCTGGGGCTATCGTACCTGTTCATCGCGCACGATCTGTCGGTGGTGGAACACATCTCCGACCGCGTGGCGGTGATGTACCTGGGCCGCATCGTCGAGCAGGCCACCAGCAGCGAGATATTCTCGAATCCACTGCATCCTTATACGAAGGCGCTGCTGGCCTCGGTGCCGTCTATCGCTCCGGGTGAAAAAAAGAGGCGCGCGGTGTTGATGGGGGATGTGCCCACGCCGCTCAATCCGCCGCCCGGCTGCCCCTTCCACACGCGCTGCCCCGAGGTAATGGACATCTGCAAAGTGGAAACTCCGGTTGTTACTCCGCAGGGCCCGCAGCACACCGTTGCCTGCCACCTTTATCAGATCGCCGGTCCAGCGCAACGAGCGTAGCAGGCGCATCATTTGCCAGCGCGCCACTGTTAAAGGTGGTTGGGCATCGCGACAAACTTGCGGAATCTCCGCAAGCATCCTAAAATCAATAGAACTGAAAGCTGCTGCGCAGCGCGGTATATTCCCACGCGACGCAAAGCAGGGCGCATGAGCAGCAACGAGGAGAGGTGTCTGAGTGGTTTAAGGAGCACGCTTGGAAAGCGTGTGTAGGGGAAACTCTACCGTGGGTTCGAATCCCACCCTCTCCGCCATTGAGTCAGCCAATACTGCACTTCGGGAGAATCTCCGCCCAAAACTGAAGGATTTGGCCGGGAAAACATGCAGGTCGGTCTCGAACCGGACTACGGAGATCGTCGATGTAAGGCGCGTCGCCCTATATCTTGCCGCTGTTTCTCCGCTCGGCAAAGGCGGAGTCCGGTTCCGAGAGTCGGAGCGTTAGGCTAGAGCACCTGGTTCGGGACCAGGGGGTCGGAGGTTCAAATCCTCTCGCCCCGACCAATATTATCAATGAGTTATAGCCATTTTTCGGTGCTTCCGCCATCCAGTGTTGTTAAGCCTCCTATATCCATAACATATACAAAGGGTTATTCAATATTTCCCAGACTTCAGACCTGCAAAGAGCATTTTCTCCTGTAACGTATTGAATATTATGGTGTTATATGGACTCCAACAACAGTAGATAGCGGAAGTACCAGATTAGGAGCGTGCTGCCAACAATTGCTTGCGGTGGTCTCCGCTTTCCGCCACAACAATTCGACTGAAGACCCCTCTTAGCTAGAAGATCAACTTCAACCCGAACTGGATTTGTCGCTCACTGCCGGCTGGGGTAGTGCTCTGACCCGCTCCGCTAACCAACGGATCATTTCGATTTCCCGCATTAAGTAGAGAATGGCTCGGTTTCCCGAAATTCGGATGGTTCAACAGGTTGAAGAAGTCGGCTTGAAACTGTAGCAAGCTGCCTTCACTAATTCGGACGGGGGTACTCTTCGTCAAGCTGAAATCCACATTTTTGAAACCGGGGCCAAGCAGGGTATTGCGACCGAGGTTGCCATAGAAACCAGTCGGCGGTAAGAAGAACGCGCAGGGATCAAAATAAAGGTCCGGCGTTCCCAGTTTCTGGCCAGCCGCGACGGTGTTAGCGCTCGTACCAGTGGCGCTGATTGGACCCGGGACTCCGTTTATAAAGGTGCAACCAGCAGTCGTTCCCGACGTGATGTTTTTGTTATTGCGGCCGCCAACTAGGTCGGTGCGCTGCCCCCCTGTACTGCGCGAAAGATCCGGGGCGTTTCGGCCGCTGACATTCATTGAATAAGGCGACCCCGTAGATGTCGAGAAAATGCCCGAAATCCGCCAGCCGCCCAGCAGGTAGGAAGCAAAACCAGAACTAACCGGTGACGGAAGCGTCCACAGACTATTGATCACCAGATTCTGGCCCAAATGCAGAGCAGAAAGACCCCGGTCCGATTTCGGGTTATAGGGTTGTGATCGTACGCCTTCTGCGAAGTCCGCGTTACCCAGTCCCGTCGTGCCGTCATCAATGGTCTTGGACCAAGTATAGGACCCTTGGAGTTGAAAACCTTTAGCAAAGCGCCTTTTCACTTCCATCAGCATACCGTTATAGAAAGATTTTGCGTCGGAAGTGCTGTACGTGGATACGCCATTATTTCGATTCGGCCGTGGTGTTCCGGCCGCCACGAAAGGGCGCCCATTCACCAGAATCGGCGGGGCGGCATTGGCATCCATCTTCTGCATCATATGAGTGCCCCGGCTTCCCAGATATCCCAAGGTTGCAGAAAAGTTTGTGGCGATTTCCCGCTCGACTGACAAGTTGAACTTCATCTCATACGGTTGATTCAGGTTCCACTGAATAAACTCGCTAAAGGTGCTCGGGCTCAATGTACTCGTCAGTATCGAGGGGGCAACACCCAGAGCGTAGCTGCCCGCCGCAGCCAGATTAAAACTTGCAGGGGAAACGTTTAGGGTAGCAGAATAAGGGGGGTTCTTGCGCGAGACCGACTGCAGGTAATTGCCGAGGAGCATGACATTAAAGATGCCGAATCCAGCTCGAATCGCTGTCTTCCCATCGCCTTTCACATTCCAAGCAAGACCTACACGCG is part of the Acidobacteriota bacterium genome and encodes:
- a CDS encoding dipeptide ABC transporter ATP-binding protein, which translates into the protein MSPSNNNHLLLEVRDLQKHYPVKRGLLGRTVAQIKAVDGVSFEMKHGETLGLVGESGCGKTTTGRAILRLIEPTAGQVTFDGTEILGLEGEPLRQIRKRMQIIFQDPYGSLNPRMTVGGIVMEGMVAHGMYSKDERIERTQNLLERVGLDRDQFHRYPHEFSGGQRQRIGIARALAVEPRFIVCDEPVSALDVSIQAQIINLLADLKQELGLSYLFIAHDLSVVEHISDRVAVMYLGRIVEQATSSEIFSNPLHPYTKALLASVPSIAPGEKKRRAVLMGDVPTPLNPPPGCPFHTRCPEVMDICKVETPVVTPQGPQHTVACHLYQIAGPAQRA
- a CDS encoding ABC transporter ATP-binding protein, with product MATQSIRGVEINCATRTDVPLLEVSGLKTYFYTDRGVARSVDGVSFSIPARQTLGLVGESGCGKSVTALSILRLIASPPGRIIEGSIKLEGRELLTLSEDEIRKVRGNQISMIFQEPMTSLNPVFTLGDQIMEAVLLHRGVSKAEAREQTIEMLRRVKIPSAETLIHQYPHQISGGMRQRVMIAMSLVCCPKLLIADEPTTALDVTIQAQILELLMDLQQEFGMSILMITHDLGIVADLADHVAVMYAGRVVESATTSELFARPQHPYTVGLFNSRPRLGMKKQRLTVIPGTVPNPIHFPDGCRFHPRCEHTSELCRGTDATLAEVAPTHNSACLRVQRREIQLTLPGSSPSGAAAGGAAH